A stretch of Enterobacter cloacae complex sp. ECNIH7 DNA encodes these proteins:
- a CDS encoding MDR family MFS transporter, whose protein sequence is MPLRPATTLWPPVLLGSQFVFNIGFYAVVPFLAIFLRDDMLLSGGLIGLILGLRTFSQQGMFIVGGALSDRFGAKIVILSGCIIRVAGYLLLAFGHALWPIILGACLTGIGGALFSPSIEALLAKAGTQSEARGKRSRAEWFALFAVCGELGAVLGPVAGALLTGLGFRQVALAGAGVFIIALLVLHFCLPASPRLSQTLNIQPWWTTFRQPRFVAFIIAYSSWLLSYNQLYLALPVEIQRSGGNEKDLGPLFMLASVLIITLQLPLARFARRVGAVRILPVGFLLLSAAFASVAMFAATEPPEGWLRLLPSVCFVTLLTLGQMLLVPSAKDLIPRFAEESTLGAHYGALATAGGLAVLAGNLLFGSLLDRALVPSTQAMLPWLLLALFPLCSALALNVICRPLRS, encoded by the coding sequence ATGCCCCTTCGCCCTGCCACCACGCTCTGGCCGCCCGTTTTACTGGGTAGCCAGTTTGTTTTTAACATCGGCTTTTACGCCGTTGTCCCCTTCCTGGCGATATTCCTGCGCGACGATATGCTGCTCTCCGGTGGGCTGATCGGGCTGATCCTCGGCCTGCGCACGTTCTCTCAGCAGGGGATGTTTATCGTCGGCGGCGCGCTCTCGGACCGGTTTGGCGCGAAAATCGTTATCCTGAGCGGGTGCATTATTCGCGTCGCGGGCTATCTGCTGCTGGCGTTCGGGCACGCACTCTGGCCCATCATTCTTGGGGCGTGCCTGACCGGTATTGGCGGCGCATTGTTCTCCCCCTCGATTGAGGCACTGCTGGCAAAAGCAGGCACGCAAAGCGAGGCGAGAGGCAAGCGTAGCCGGGCGGAGTGGTTTGCCCTCTTTGCCGTCTGCGGTGAACTCGGCGCGGTGCTGGGCCCGGTTGCCGGTGCCCTGCTGACGGGGCTTGGCTTCCGCCAGGTGGCGCTGGCGGGTGCAGGGGTTTTCATTATTGCCTTACTGGTGCTGCACTTCTGTCTTCCGGCTTCCCCCCGCCTTTCACAGACCCTAAACATACAGCCCTGGTGGACGACGTTCCGCCAGCCGCGCTTTGTCGCCTTTATCATTGCCTACAGCTCGTGGCTGTTAAGCTATAACCAGCTCTATCTGGCGCTGCCGGTAGAGATCCAGCGCTCCGGTGGTAACGAGAAAGATCTTGGCCCGCTGTTTATGCTGGCCTCGGTGCTGATCATCACTTTGCAGCTTCCGCTGGCCCGCTTCGCCCGACGCGTGGGGGCGGTGAGAATTCTGCCGGTGGGCTTTTTGCTGCTCTCCGCCGCCTTTGCGAGCGTGGCGATGTTTGCGGCGACAGAACCGCCAGAGGGCTGGCTGCGCCTGCTGCCGTCGGTCTGTTTCGTGACGCTGTTGACGCTGGGACAGATGCTGCTGGTACCCTCGGCTAAGGACCTGATTCCCCGGTTTGCCGAGGAGTCCACGCTGGGGGCGCACTACGGCGCACTCGCCACCGCCGGAGGCCTTGCGGTACTGGCCGGAAATTTGCTGTTTGGCAGCCTGCTGGATCGCGCGCTGGTGCCCTCAACGCAGGCGATGCTCCCCTGGCTGCTGCTGGCCCTCTTCCCGCTCTGCAGCGCGCTGGCCCTTAACGTGATTTGCCGCCCGCTCAGAAGCTGA
- a CDS encoding nitrous oxide-stimulated promoter family protein, with protein sequence MSGKRISREKETIAKMIALYEKHCPQASQEEGHYQALNAYADKRLDKCVFGEEKPACKQCPVHCYQPARREEMKQVMRWAGPRMLWRHPILTVRHLMDDRRPVPELPEKYRPKK encoded by the coding sequence ATGTCCGGTAAACGCATCTCACGAGAAAAAGAGACCATCGCGAAAATGATCGCGCTGTATGAAAAGCATTGCCCGCAGGCATCTCAGGAGGAAGGGCACTATCAGGCGCTCAATGCGTATGCCGATAAGCGCCTGGATAAATGCGTTTTCGGTGAGGAAAAGCCTGCCTGCAAGCAGTGCCCCGTACACTGCTACCAGCCTGCCAGACGTGAAGAGATGAAGCAGGTTATGCGCTGGGCAGGCCCGCGTATGTTATGGCGTCATCCCATCCTGACCGTCCGCCATCTGATGGATGACCGTCGTCCCGTACCGGAACTGCCGGAAAAGTATCGTCCGAAAAAGTGA
- a CDS encoding SymE family type I addiction module toxin: protein MQELAIGKPYRHLKVGYFRKRHEDRNTKIPKRYSVHAALSLKGDWLEKAGFTTHSRVRVGVEHGKIVIELMSEDAS from the coding sequence ATGCAAGAGCTCGCGATCGGCAAACCCTATCGCCATTTAAAAGTGGGATATTTTAGAAAGCGCCATGAAGACCGCAATACCAAGATACCGAAGCGCTATAGCGTGCATGCGGCGCTGAGCTTAAAAGGTGACTGGCTTGAAAAAGCGGGATTTACAACCCATTCCCGAGTCAGGGTGGGCGTGGAGCATGGAAAAATTGTCATCGAATTAATGTCGGAAGATGCCTCGTAA
- the mutS gene encoding DNA mismatch repair protein MutS, with translation MSTIDNFDAHTPMMQQYLKLKAQHPEILLFYRMGDFYELFYDDAKRASQLLDISLTKRGASAGEPIPMAGIPHHAVENYLAKLVNQGESVAICEQIGDPATSKGPVERKVVRIVTPGTISDEALLQERQDNLLAALWQDGKGFGYATLDISSGRFRLSEPADRETMAAELQRTNPAELLYAEDFAEMALIEGRRGLRRRPLWEFEIDTARQQLNLQFGTRDLTGFGVENAPRGLCAAGCLLQYVKDTQRTALPHIRSITMERQQDSIIMDAATRRNLEITQNLAGGVENTLASVLDSTVTPMGSRMLKRWLHMPIRNTETLVCRQQTIAALQDRYTELQPVLRQVGDLERILARLALRTARPRDLARMRHAFQQLPELRAQLSDVDSAPVQKLRETMGEFTELRELLERAIIDAPPVLVRDGGVIAPGYNEELDEWRALADGATDYLDKLEIRERERLGLDTLKVGYNAVHGYYIQISRGQSHLAPIHYVRRQTLKNAERYIIPELKEYEDKVLTSKGKALALEKQLYDELFDMLMPHLGDLQQSASALAELDVLVNLAERAETLNYTCPTFTDKPGIRITEGRHPVVEQVLNEPFIANPLSLSPQRRMLIITGPNMGGKSTYMRQTALIALLAYIGSYVPAQNVEIGPIDRIFTRVGAADDLASGRSTFMVEMTETANILHNATEHSLVLMDEVGRGTSTYDGLSLAWACAESLANKIKAMTLFATHYFELTQLPEKMEGVANVHLDALEHGDTIAFMHTVQDGAASKSYGLAVAALAGVPKDVIKRARQKLRELESLSPNAAATQIDGTQMSLLVPTEETSPAVEALENLDPDSLTPRQALEWIYRLKSLV, from the coding sequence ATGAGCACAATCGACAATTTCGACGCACATACGCCGATGATGCAGCAGTATCTGAAGCTGAAAGCACAGCATCCGGAAATCCTGCTGTTTTACCGTATGGGCGATTTTTACGAGCTGTTTTATGACGATGCTAAGCGTGCATCGCAGCTGCTCGACATCTCGCTAACCAAACGTGGCGCATCGGCAGGCGAGCCCATTCCTATGGCAGGTATCCCGCACCACGCGGTAGAAAACTACCTGGCGAAGCTGGTGAATCAGGGCGAGTCCGTTGCCATCTGCGAACAGATCGGCGATCCGGCGACCTCAAAAGGCCCGGTGGAACGCAAAGTCGTGCGCATCGTCACGCCTGGCACCATCAGTGATGAAGCCCTGTTACAGGAGCGCCAGGATAACCTGCTGGCAGCGCTGTGGCAGGACGGTAAAGGGTTTGGCTACGCGACGCTGGATATCAGCTCCGGACGTTTTCGTCTGAGTGAACCGGCTGACCGTGAAACGATGGCTGCCGAACTGCAGCGCACCAACCCTGCAGAATTGCTCTATGCCGAAGATTTCGCTGAAATGGCGCTGATTGAAGGTCGTCGCGGGTTGCGCCGTCGTCCGCTGTGGGAATTCGAAATTGATACCGCGCGCCAGCAGCTGAATCTGCAGTTTGGCACCCGCGATCTGACTGGCTTTGGCGTTGAAAACGCACCGCGCGGGCTGTGTGCGGCAGGTTGCCTCCTGCAGTATGTGAAAGATACCCAGCGCACCGCCCTACCGCATATCCGCTCTATCACCATGGAGCGCCAGCAGGACAGCATCATCATGGATGCCGCCACGCGCCGTAACCTGGAGATCACGCAGAACCTGGCGGGTGGCGTAGAAAATACGCTCGCGTCGGTCCTCGACAGTACGGTTACGCCAATGGGCAGCCGCATGCTGAAACGCTGGCTGCATATGCCGATCCGCAATACCGAGACGCTGGTTTGCCGTCAGCAGACGATTGCCGCGCTGCAGGATCGCTATACCGAGCTGCAGCCGGTCCTGCGCCAGGTGGGCGATCTGGAGCGTATCCTTGCGCGTCTGGCACTACGAACAGCGCGACCACGCGACCTCGCGCGGATGCGTCATGCTTTCCAGCAGCTGCCGGAACTGCGTGCGCAGCTGAGTGACGTTGACAGCGCGCCGGTACAGAAACTCCGCGAAACCATGGGCGAATTTACCGAGCTTCGCGAACTGCTGGAGCGTGCCATTATCGATGCGCCTCCGGTTCTGGTGCGTGATGGCGGCGTGATTGCCCCGGGCTACAACGAGGAGCTGGACGAATGGCGCGCGCTGGCCGATGGTGCGACGGACTACCTCGACAAGCTGGAAATCCGCGAGCGCGAGCGTCTTGGGCTCGACACCCTGAAAGTGGGGTATAACGCGGTACACGGTTACTACATTCAAATTAGCCGCGGGCAAAGCCACCTGGCGCCGATTCACTACGTGCGTCGCCAGACGTTGAAAAACGCCGAACGCTACATCATTCCTGAACTGAAAGAGTACGAAGACAAAGTCCTCACCTCGAAAGGCAAGGCGCTGGCGCTGGAAAAACAGCTTTATGACGAGCTGTTCGACATGCTGATGCCGCACCTGGGCGACCTGCAGCAGAGCGCCAGCGCACTGGCGGAGCTGGACGTGCTGGTCAATCTGGCAGAACGCGCTGAAACGCTGAACTACACCTGCCCGACCTTTACCGATAAGCCTGGTATTCGCATCACTGAAGGCCGTCACCCGGTGGTAGAGCAGGTGCTCAACGAACCGTTCATCGCCAACCCGCTGAGCCTGTCACCGCAGAGAAGAATGTTGATCATTACCGGTCCGAACATGGGCGGTAAGAGTACCTATATGCGTCAGACGGCGCTTATTGCGCTGCTCGCGTATATCGGCAGCTACGTCCCGGCGCAAAACGTTGAGATTGGACCCATCGACCGCATCTTTACCCGCGTTGGGGCTGCGGACGATCTGGCGAGCGGACGCTCAACCTTCATGGTCGAGATGACCGAAACGGCAAACATTCTGCATAACGCGACGGAGCACAGCCTTGTGCTGATGGACGAAGTCGGACGCGGAACGTCAACCTATGATGGTCTGTCCCTGGCATGGGCCTGTGCGGAAAGCCTTGCGAATAAAATCAAGGCCATGACGCTTTTTGCCACCCATTATTTCGAACTCACGCAGCTGCCGGAGAAAATGGAAGGGGTTGCGAACGTTCATCTGGATGCGCTGGAGCACGGCGATACCATTGCCTTCATGCATACGGTGCAGGATGGCGCGGCGAGCAAGAGCTATGGCCTGGCCGTCGCGGCGCTGGCAGGCGTACCGAAGGACGTGATCAAGCGCGCGCGTCAGAAACTGCGTGAACTGGAAAGCCTGTCACCGAATGCGGCGGCGACGCAGATTGATGGCACCCAGATGTCGCTGCTGGTGCCTACGGAAGAGACGTCGCCTGCGGTGGAAGCGCTGGAGAACCTCGACCCGGATTCACTGACGCCGCGTCAGGCGCTGGAGTGGATTTACAGGTTGAAGAGTCTGGTTTAG
- a CDS encoding non-oxidative hydroxyarylic acid decarboxylases subunit D, whose protein sequence is MICPRCADEHIEVMATSPVKGVWTVYQCQHCLYTWRDTEPLRRTSREHYPEAFRMTQKDIDEAPQVPTIPPLL, encoded by the coding sequence ATGATTTGTCCACGTTGTGCCGATGAGCATATTGAAGTGATGGCGACGTCGCCGGTAAAAGGGGTCTGGACCGTTTATCAGTGCCAGCATTGTTTGTATACCTGGCGCGATACCGAACCGCTGCGCCGCACCAGCCGCGAGCACTATCCGGAAGCGTTCCGCATGACGCAGAAGGATATTGACGAGGCGCCGCAGGTGCCGACAATCCCGCCGCTGCTGTAA
- a CDS encoding non-oxidative hydroxyarylic acid decarboxylases subunit C — protein sequence MAFDDLRSFLQALDEQGQLLKIEEEVNAEPDLAAAANATGRIGDGAPALWFDNIRGFTDARVVMNTIGSWQNHAISMGLPANTPVKKQIDEFIRRWDKFPVTPERRANPAWAQNTVDGEDINLFDILPLFRLNDGDGGFYLDKACVVSRDPLDPDHFGKQNVGIYRMEVKGKRKLGLQPVPMHDIALHLHKAEERGEDLPIAITLGNDPIITLMGATPLKYDQSEYEMAGALRESPYPIATAPLTGFDVPWGSEVILEGVIEGRKREIEGPFGEFTGHYSGGRNMTVVRIDKVSYRTKPIFESLYLGMPWTEIDYLMGPATCVPLYQQLKAEFPEVQAVNAMYTHGLLAIISTKKRYGGFARAVGLRAMTTPHGLGYVKMVIMVDEDVDPFNLPQVMWALSSKVNPAGDLVQLPNMSVLELDPGSSPAGITDKLIIDATTPVAPDTRGHYSQPVQDLPETKAWAEKLTAMLAARQ from the coding sequence ATGGCATTTGATGATTTGAGAAGCTTCCTGCAGGCGCTCGATGAGCAAGGGCAACTGCTGAAAATTGAGGAAGAGGTTAACGCCGAGCCCGATCTGGCGGCGGCAGCCAACGCGACCGGCCGCATTGGCGACGGCGCGCCCGCGCTGTGGTTCGACAACATTCGTGGCTTTACCGATGCCCGCGTGGTGATGAACACCATCGGCTCCTGGCAGAACCACGCCATTTCGATGGGGCTGCCTGCGAACACCCCGGTAAAAAAACAGATCGACGAGTTCATCCGCCGCTGGGATAAATTTCCCGTCACGCCGGAGCGCCGCGCCAACCCGGCCTGGGCGCAGAATACGGTGGACGGTGAAGACATTAACCTGTTCGATATCCTGCCGCTGTTTCGCCTGAACGATGGTGACGGCGGTTTTTATCTCGATAAAGCGTGCGTTGTCTCGCGCGATCCGCTCGACCCGGACCACTTCGGCAAGCAGAACGTCGGGATCTACCGTATGGAAGTGAAGGGCAAGCGCAAGCTCGGCCTCCAGCCGGTACCGATGCACGATATCGCTCTGCATCTGCACAAAGCGGAGGAGCGCGGCGAAGATCTGCCGATTGCTATTACCCTCGGCAACGATCCAATCATTACGCTGATGGGCGCGACGCCGCTGAAATACGATCAGTCAGAGTATGAAATGGCCGGCGCGCTGCGTGAAAGCCCATACCCGATTGCCACCGCGCCGCTGACCGGCTTCGACGTGCCGTGGGGTTCTGAAGTGATCCTGGAAGGGGTGATTGAAGGCCGCAAGCGTGAAATCGAGGGGCCGTTCGGCGAGTTTACCGGGCACTACTCCGGTGGTCGTAACATGACGGTTGTGCGTATCGACAAAGTTTCTTACCGCACCAAACCTATTTTCGAATCCCTTTATCTCGGCATGCCCTGGACCGAGATTGACTACCTGATGGGACCGGCTACCTGCGTCCCGCTCTACCAGCAGCTTAAAGCGGAATTCCCGGAAGTGCAGGCGGTGAACGCGATGTATACCCACGGTCTGCTGGCGATTATCTCCACCAAAAAGCGCTACGGCGGCTTTGCCCGCGCGGTGGGTTTACGCGCCATGACCACGCCGCACGGTCTGGGCTACGTGAAGATGGTGATCATGGTGGATGAGGATGTCGATCCGTTCAACCTTCCGCAGGTGATGTGGGCGCTGTCGTCGAAAGTGAACCCGGCAGGCGATCTGGTACAACTGCCGAACATGTCGGTCCTTGAACTTGACCCTGGGTCCAGCCCGGCGGGCATTACCGACAAACTGATTATCGATGCCACCACGCCTGTCGCGCCGGACACCCGGGGCCACTACAGCCAGCCGGTACAGGATCTGCCTGAAACCAAAGCCTGGGCTGAAAAACTGACCGCGATGCTGGCAGCACGTCAATAA
- a CDS encoding non-oxidative hydroxyarylic acid decarboxylases subunit B → MRLIVGMTGATGAPLGVALLQALREMPEVETHLVMSKWAKTTIELETPYTAQDVAALADVVHSPADQAATISSGSFRTDGMIVIPCSMKTLAGIRAGYAEGLVGRAADVVLKEGRKLVLVPRETPLSTIHLENMLALSRMGVAMVPPMPAYYNHPQTADDITQHIVTRVLDQFGLEHKKARRWNGLREAKHFAQENKDGI, encoded by the coding sequence ATGAGATTGATAGTAGGAATGACGGGGGCAACGGGCGCACCGCTGGGCGTGGCGCTGCTGCAGGCGCTGCGGGAAATGCCGGAGGTGGAGACGCATCTGGTGATGTCTAAGTGGGCAAAAACCACCATCGAGCTGGAAACGCCTTACACCGCGCAGGACGTTGCTGCTTTGGCTGACGTTGTCCACAGTCCGGCTGACCAGGCCGCCACCATCTCCTCCGGCTCGTTTCGCACCGACGGCATGATCGTCATTCCCTGCAGCATGAAAACGCTGGCGGGTATCCGCGCGGGCTACGCCGAAGGGCTGGTGGGACGTGCGGCGGACGTGGTGCTGAAAGAGGGGCGCAAGCTGGTATTGGTACCTCGTGAAACGCCGCTCAGCACCATTCATCTTGAGAACATGCTTGCCCTTTCCCGCATGGGCGTGGCGATGGTGCCGCCCATGCCTGCGTATTACAACCACCCGCAAACCGCCGATGACATTACCCAGCACATCGTGACCCGCGTGCTCGACCAGTTCGGTCTGGAGCATAAAAAGGCGCGCCGCTGGAACGGGCTGCGGGAGGCGAAACATTTTGCACAGGAGAATAAAGATGGCATTTGA
- a CDS encoding MarR family winged helix-turn-helix transcriptional regulator yields MELRQEAFHLLRQLFQQHTAQWQHALPELTKPQYAVMRSIAEHPGIEQVALTEVAVSTKATLAEMLSRMEARGLVKREHDPADKRRRFVFLTPEGEALLAGCKPVGNEVDEAFLGRLNKAEREQFSALIKKMMHD; encoded by the coding sequence ATGGAACTAAGACAAGAGGCGTTCCACCTGTTACGTCAGCTTTTTCAACAGCATACCGCGCAGTGGCAACATGCCTTACCGGAACTGACCAAGCCACAGTATGCGGTGATGCGCTCTATTGCCGAGCATCCGGGTATTGAACAGGTGGCGTTGACCGAAGTGGCGGTCAGCACGAAAGCGACCCTGGCGGAGATGCTCAGCCGCATGGAGGCGCGCGGTCTGGTCAAACGCGAGCACGATCCGGCCGATAAGCGCCGCCGGTTTGTCTTCCTGACGCCAGAAGGTGAAGCCCTGCTTGCTGGCTGTAAACCGGTTGGCAACGAGGTGGATGAGGCGTTTTTAGGACGTCTTAACAAGGCCGAGCGGGAGCAGTTCTCCGCGCTCATCAAAAAGATGATGCACGATTAA
- a CDS encoding LysR family transcriptional regulator, which produces MINLQRAQMFVAVADTGSFTAAAEAMGLTKAVVSFNIRQLEDELGVTLLLRSTRRLTLTEAGALFHQRSVALLKDAERLQDDVRANHAGLTGELRITTTPEYGSQVVVPLLARFSQQHPDLRVRHVSSSLHADLISERFDVAIRLGTLADSRNHAALIAHFSILPVAAPGWLVNHPIETLAQLAHADWIIHERLASPLRWQVKDASGAPETLEIKKAPRLFADSAQALMAFALAGGGVALLPEWLARDALDAGKLVPVLPEYTFAQQGIYAVYPDARHVSAKVRTFIDFMRASVN; this is translated from the coding sequence ATGATTAATCTGCAGCGGGCTCAGATGTTTGTCGCGGTGGCCGACACCGGCAGTTTCACTGCTGCAGCCGAGGCAATGGGGCTGACAAAAGCCGTGGTCAGCTTCAATATTCGCCAGCTTGAAGATGAGCTGGGCGTTACGCTGCTGCTGCGCTCCACCCGCCGCCTGACGTTAACCGAGGCGGGCGCGCTCTTTCATCAGCGCAGCGTGGCGCTTCTGAAGGATGCGGAACGGCTGCAGGATGATGTCCGCGCGAATCATGCGGGGCTCACTGGCGAACTGCGGATCACGACTACGCCCGAGTATGGCTCACAGGTGGTGGTGCCGCTGCTGGCCAGGTTTAGCCAGCAGCACCCGGATCTTCGCGTGCGGCACGTTTCGTCGTCCCTGCACGCTGACCTTATATCGGAGCGCTTTGACGTAGCCATCCGTCTGGGAACGCTTGCCGATTCGCGCAACCACGCCGCGCTGATTGCGCACTTCTCCATTCTCCCCGTCGCGGCGCCCGGGTGGCTCGTTAACCATCCGATCGAAACGCTTGCGCAGCTGGCCCACGCCGACTGGATTATTCACGAGCGCCTGGCCTCGCCGCTGCGCTGGCAGGTGAAGGATGCCAGCGGTGCGCCTGAAACGCTGGAGATAAAAAAAGCGCCGCGCCTGTTTGCCGACAGCGCTCAGGCCCTTATGGCCTTTGCACTTGCTGGCGGAGGTGTGGCGTTACTGCCGGAATGGCTGGCGCGCGATGCGCTTGATGCGGGAAAACTGGTCCCGGTTTTACCGGAATATACCTTTGCGCAGCAGGGCATCTATGCGGTTTATCCCGATGCCCGGCATGTGTCAGCGAAAGTGCGCACCTTTATCGATTTTATGCGCGCCAGCGTGAATTAA
- a CDS encoding MFS transporter yields MTYRSKVAVVYLLGFFLDLINMFIASVAFPAMAHAFNTTPSALAWVSNGYIAGLTLVIPFSSVLTRRIGPKRVILLSLFLFSAASAAAGLSATLESLIAWRVLQGVGGGLLIPVGQALTWQQFKPHERARLSSAVMLVVLLAPACSPAIGGLLVQTLSWRWIFFATLPVAVVTFVLACLWLKHEMPAMKAARLLNLPLLADPLLRFSMRVYICVPGMFIGVNVTGMFYLQHVANMSPAATGMLMLPWSVASFIAITATGRYFNRIGPRPLIVIGCLLQATGILLLINVSSATLLPAVAFILMGAGGSLCSSTAQSSAFLTTRREEMPDASALWNLNRQLSFFAGALLLAQALSLAQAWLPPLAAWHGMFIFAAGMTLLPVPYIFRLNNTQVLTQLRQENS; encoded by the coding sequence ATGACGTATCGCAGCAAAGTCGCCGTTGTTTATCTGCTGGGCTTTTTTCTTGATTTGATCAATATGTTTATTGCCAGCGTCGCCTTCCCGGCAATGGCTCACGCCTTTAACACCACGCCTTCAGCCCTTGCCTGGGTCAGTAACGGGTACATTGCCGGCCTGACGCTGGTGATCCCGTTCAGCAGCGTGCTCACGCGCCGCATCGGACCAAAGCGCGTCATCCTGCTCTCGCTTTTTCTGTTCAGCGCAGCCTCCGCAGCGGCGGGCCTGTCTGCAACGCTTGAAAGTCTGATCGCCTGGCGAGTACTCCAGGGCGTGGGTGGAGGTTTACTGATCCCCGTCGGACAGGCGCTGACCTGGCAACAGTTTAAGCCTCACGAGCGTGCCCGACTCTCCTCGGCGGTGATGCTGGTGGTATTGCTTGCCCCGGCCTGCTCCCCTGCTATCGGAGGCCTGCTCGTGCAGACGCTAAGCTGGCGATGGATATTTTTCGCCACGCTACCGGTCGCTGTCGTGACCTTTGTTTTGGCCTGCCTGTGGCTTAAACACGAAATGCCCGCGATGAAAGCGGCCAGACTGCTAAACCTGCCGTTACTCGCGGACCCGCTTTTGCGTTTTTCCATGCGTGTCTATATCTGCGTACCCGGCATGTTTATTGGGGTGAACGTCACGGGCATGTTTTATCTTCAGCATGTGGCGAACATGAGCCCAGCCGCAACGGGGATGCTCATGCTGCCGTGGTCCGTGGCATCGTTTATCGCCATCACGGCAACGGGACGCTATTTTAACCGTATCGGCCCCCGACCGCTGATCGTCATCGGCTGCCTGCTGCAGGCGACGGGTATCCTGCTTTTGATTAACGTCAGTTCGGCTACGCTGCTGCCTGCCGTTGCGTTTATCTTAATGGGCGCGGGGGGAAGCCTGTGCAGCAGTACGGCTCAGAGCAGCGCTTTTCTGACGACGCGCCGGGAAGAGATGCCGGATGCCAGCGCGCTGTGGAACCTTAATCGTCAGCTGAGCTTTTTTGCCGGAGCCCTGCTGCTGGCGCAGGCGCTGAGCCTGGCGCAGGCCTGGCTGCCACCGCTCGCCGCCTGGCACGGGATGTTTATTTTTGCCGCAGGCATGACCCTGCTGCCTGTACCGTACATTTTTCGTCTTAACAATACGCAGGTGCTCACCCAGCTGCGACAGGAGAATTCATGA
- a CDS encoding DUF4440 domain-containing protein: MTPFEHDIIDLHIALEDWLGKGEGDSDALLARFSPDFMMIPPGGVQIDYIGLASFLENQRGSRPGLKIVIDELSTIQRWDRGAVLHYRETQTRPDLPVNVRWSTAVLNQEGDRIVWRLLHETTKP; this comes from the coding sequence ATGACGCCTTTCGAACACGACATTATCGACCTCCACATTGCGCTTGAAGACTGGTTAGGAAAAGGTGAAGGTGATTCCGACGCCCTGCTCGCCCGCTTCAGCCCGGATTTTATGATGATCCCACCGGGCGGCGTTCAGATCGACTATATCGGTCTTGCCAGTTTTCTGGAAAATCAGCGCGGAAGCCGTCCAGGACTGAAGATCGTCATTGACGAATTATCCACGATCCAGCGCTGGGATCGTGGCGCGGTGCTCCACTACCGGGAGACGCAAACCCGGCCGGACCTGCCCGTCAACGTGCGCTGGTCAACCGCGGTGCTCAATCAGGAAGGCGATCGGATAGTGTGGCGTCTGCTGCACGAAACGACTAAGCCGTAG
- the rpoS gene encoding RNA polymerase sigma factor RpoS — protein MSQNTLKVHDLNEDAEFDENGVEAFDEKALVEEEPSDNDLAEEELLSQGATQRVLDATQLYLGEIGYSPLLTAEEEVYFARRALRGDVASRRRMIESNLRLVVKIARRYGNRGLALLDLIEEGNLGLIRAVEKFDPERGFRFSTYATWWIRQTIERAIMNQTRTIRLPIHIVKELNVYLRTARELSHKLDHEPSAEEIAEQLDKPVDDVSRMLRLNERITSVDTPLGGDSEKALLDILADEKDNGPEDTTQDDDMKQSIVKWLFELNAKQREVLARRFGLLGYEAATLEDVGREIGLTRERVRQIQVEGLRRLREILQGQGLNIEALFRE, from the coding sequence ATGAGTCAGAATACGCTGAAAGTTCATGATTTAAATGAAGACGCGGAATTTGATGAGAACGGAGTAGAGGCTTTTGACGAAAAAGCCTTAGTAGAAGAGGAACCCAGTGATAACGATTTGGCTGAAGAAGAGCTGTTATCGCAGGGTGCCACACAGCGTGTACTGGACGCGACTCAGCTTTACCTTGGGGAGATTGGTTACTCCCCACTGCTAACGGCCGAAGAAGAAGTCTATTTCGCACGTCGTGCTTTGCGTGGTGATGTAGCCTCGCGTCGTCGCATGATTGAAAGTAACCTGCGACTGGTCGTGAAAATTGCCCGCCGTTACGGCAATCGTGGTCTGGCTCTACTGGATCTGATTGAAGAGGGCAATTTAGGTCTCATCCGCGCAGTTGAGAAGTTTGACCCGGAACGCGGGTTCCGTTTCTCAACCTACGCGACCTGGTGGATTCGTCAGACCATCGAACGGGCTATTATGAACCAGACCCGTACGATCCGCCTGCCGATTCACATCGTCAAAGAGTTGAACGTTTATCTGCGCACCGCGCGCGAGTTGTCCCATAAACTGGACCACGAGCCAAGCGCAGAAGAGATTGCCGAGCAACTCGATAAACCGGTTGATGACGTTAGCCGTATGCTGCGTCTCAACGAGCGCATTACCTCCGTTGACACCCCGCTGGGTGGCGACTCCGAAAAAGCGCTGCTGGACATCCTGGCCGATGAAAAAGACAACGGTCCGGAAGACACCACGCAGGACGATGACATGAAGCAGAGCATCGTCAAATGGCTGTTCGAACTGAACGCCAAACAGCGTGAAGTGCTGGCACGTCGTTTCGGTTTACTGGGGTATGAAGCTGCGACACTGGAAGATGTCGGCCGTGAAATTGGCCTGACCCGTGAACGTGTTCGTCAGATTCAGGTTGAAGGTCTGCGCCGCCTGCGTGAAATCCTGCAGGGGCAAGGTCTGAATATCGAAGCGCTGTTCCGCGAATAA